The Methanocella arvoryzae MRE50 genome includes a region encoding these proteins:
- a CDS encoding ribosome biogenesis/translation initiation ATPase RLI, which yields MRIAIVQKDRCQPRKCASECIKYCPKVRSGDETVVMGEDGKPIISEELCVGCGICIKKCPNQAIMIIGLPDKLADQLTHRYGQNGFSLYGLPQPSPGKVSGILGPNGVGKSTAIKILSGQMMPNLGEKDTTWEDVFKFYAGSELQDYLRNVASKKAKTAQKPQYVDLIPRAFKGKVRDLLAKADERKLLGELSGQLNLTGLLDRDIGALSGGELQRVAIAACMARDAGFYFFDEVTPYLDIYQRIKVAKLIKKMGEEHNVMVVEHDLAILDLLADVVHIGYGEPGGYGVITHPKGVRVGINEYLKGYLPEENIRIRPYPIEFEVKAPRDQKVVENLIEFGNFSKTLGTFRLDVKGGHLRKREVVGVVGQNGIGKSTFAKLLAGEIQPDQGKLDYNVKISYKPQYIKADDAEISVRLYLRSITPQFDSSYFRSEIVTPLALERLMDCNLNDLSGGELQRVAIAACLGRDAQIFILDEPSAHLDVEQRTLATKVIKRFAENNDVTVCVIDHDIYMIDLLSDRLLVFDGEPGVHGEVHGPFDMRDGMNRFLSSLDVTFRRDEETHRPRVNKPDSSLDREQKKLGEYYYLPQEE from the coding sequence ATGCGAATAGCCATCGTACAGAAGGACCGCTGCCAGCCCCGCAAGTGTGCCTCCGAGTGCATCAAGTACTGCCCGAAAGTGAGGAGCGGGGACGAAACCGTCGTCATGGGAGAGGACGGCAAGCCTATCATTTCTGAAGAGCTATGCGTGGGCTGCGGCATCTGCATCAAAAAATGCCCTAACCAGGCGATCATGATCATCGGCCTGCCCGACAAGCTGGCAGACCAGCTGACCCACAGGTACGGCCAGAATGGTTTCTCTTTATATGGACTGCCCCAGCCGTCTCCTGGCAAGGTCAGCGGCATCCTCGGCCCCAACGGCGTGGGTAAGAGTACCGCTATCAAGATTTTGTCCGGCCAGATGATGCCCAACCTGGGCGAGAAGGACACCACCTGGGAGGACGTATTCAAGTTCTACGCGGGCTCAGAGCTGCAGGATTACCTGCGCAACGTGGCGAGTAAAAAGGCGAAGACCGCCCAGAAACCCCAGTACGTAGACCTGATACCCAGGGCTTTCAAGGGCAAGGTCCGGGATCTTCTGGCGAAGGCGGACGAGCGGAAACTGCTCGGAGAGCTCTCCGGACAGCTCAACCTTACGGGCCTGCTGGACCGGGACATCGGCGCCCTCTCCGGCGGCGAACTGCAGCGCGTGGCGATAGCGGCGTGCATGGCCCGGGACGCCGGCTTCTACTTCTTCGACGAGGTCACCCCCTACCTGGACATCTACCAGCGGATCAAGGTAGCCAAGCTCATCAAGAAGATGGGCGAGGAACACAACGTCATGGTCGTCGAGCACGACCTGGCAATACTGGACTTGCTGGCCGACGTCGTCCACATAGGCTACGGCGAGCCGGGCGGGTACGGTGTCATCACCCACCCCAAAGGCGTGCGAGTCGGCATCAACGAGTACCTGAAAGGGTATTTGCCCGAGGAGAACATCAGGATAAGGCCGTACCCGATCGAGTTCGAGGTCAAGGCGCCCCGGGATCAAAAGGTAGTGGAGAACCTCATCGAGTTCGGCAACTTCAGCAAGACCCTCGGCACCTTCAGGCTAGACGTCAAGGGCGGCCATCTCCGCAAGAGAGAAGTCGTCGGCGTGGTGGGCCAGAACGGCATCGGCAAGAGCACTTTCGCCAAGCTGCTGGCCGGCGAGATCCAGCCGGACCAGGGCAAGCTCGACTACAACGTGAAGATTTCGTATAAGCCCCAGTATATCAAGGCCGACGATGCGGAGATAAGCGTGCGGCTCTATCTCAGGAGTATTACGCCGCAGTTCGACTCCAGCTACTTCCGCTCTGAAATTGTCACCCCGCTGGCGCTGGAGAGGCTCATGGACTGCAACCTGAACGACCTGTCCGGCGGCGAACTGCAGAGAGTAGCGATAGCGGCCTGCCTCGGCAGGGACGCGCAGATCTTCATCCTCGACGAGCCGTCCGCCCACCTCGATGTGGAGCAGCGGACTTTAGCGACGAAGGTAATAAAGCGGTTCGCGGAGAACAACGACGTCACCGTATGCGTGATCGACCACGACATCTACATGATCGACCTGCTGAGCGACAGGCTCCTCGTGTTCGACGGCGAGCCCGGCGTGCACGGCGAAGTCCACGGCCCGTTCGACATGCGGGACGGCATGAACCGGTTCCTGTCCAGCCTCGACGTCACGTTCAGGAGAGATGAGGAGACCCACCGGCCCCGTGTGAACAAGCCCGACTCCAGCCTGGACCGGGAGCAGAAGAAGCTGGGTGAGTACTACTACCTGCCTCAAGAGGAGTAA
- a CDS encoding EMC6-like membrane protein: MEYKTPTREEKVAAHVRGIKIVLLASLMGAVAGFLSSPYFLSPDRASFSFLILALAIYAQKYLFPLIGVKSSEFAFKDWFFVSFMTFCYWYVTWTIILNPPIGGQPQLFGPFF, translated from the coding sequence TTGGAATATAAAACACCGACCCGTGAAGAGAAGGTCGCTGCCCACGTCCGGGGCATCAAAATAGTGCTGCTGGCGTCCCTTATGGGCGCCGTCGCGGGGTTCCTGTCGAGCCCGTATTTCCTGAGCCCGGATCGCGCCAGCTTTTCGTTCCTGATCCTGGCGCTCGCCATCTACGCGCAGAAGTACCTCTTTCCGCTGATAGGGGTCAAGTCTTCCGAGTTCGCTTTCAAGGACTGGTTCTTCGTCTCGTTCATGACGTTCTGCTACTGGTACGTGACGTGGACGATCATTCTCAATCCCCCCATCGGGGGCCAGCCCCAGCTTTTCGGCCCGTTCTTCTAG
- the npdG gene encoding NADPH-dependent F420 reductase gives MKIAILGGTGDIGEGLALRLALKHDVIVGSREEAKAQEAAEKYNNVLKENGFRGGIKGMTNLEATKNAQIIILAVKYQVMIPTIESVFDELDNKIVITPIVPMSKSRLCAYTPPEPGSASRQLCAVLPPGIRIVSTFHTLPAPRLADLKDPLGFDLIVCADDEEAKMVAMKLAEDLGGVRALDGGSLEEAKLVESLTPLLINLAIKNKTKPLSIKFV, from the coding sequence ATGAAGATCGCAATTCTGGGAGGAACCGGTGACATCGGAGAGGGTCTGGCACTGCGCCTGGCCTTGAAGCACGATGTGATCGTGGGATCGCGTGAGGAGGCAAAGGCACAGGAAGCCGCAGAGAAGTACAACAACGTGCTGAAAGAGAACGGCTTCAGGGGCGGCATCAAGGGCATGACCAACCTCGAGGCGACGAAGAACGCACAGATAATAATCCTGGCAGTGAAATACCAGGTCATGATCCCGACTATCGAAAGCGTCTTCGACGAGCTGGATAACAAGATCGTGATCACGCCCATCGTCCCGATGTCCAAGTCCAGGCTGTGCGCCTACACGCCCCCGGAGCCCGGCAGCGCATCCCGGCAGTTATGTGCAGTACTGCCTCCGGGTATCCGCATCGTCTCGACCTTCCACACGCTCCCCGCGCCGAGGCTCGCCGATCTCAAAGACCCGCTCGGGTTCGACCTGATCGTCTGCGCCGACGACGAGGAGGCCAAGATGGTCGCCATGAAGCTGGCCGAAGACCTGGGAGGCGTAAGAGCGCTGGACGGCGGCAGCCTGGAGGAGGCAAAATTAGTGGAGTCGCTGACGCCACTGCTGATCAACCTGGCAATAAAGAACAAGACGAAGCCGCTGTCGATCAAGTTTGTGTGA
- a CDS encoding endonuclease III domain-containing protein, translating into MNDIKTLYHILSAEFGPLYDWWVAGSPFERIAGAILVQQTRWENVDRVLTELKNRDLMSPGSIAALPLEELEDIVRPTGFYRNKAKSLKAVAEYFTASPIDSMSNKPQHVLRKELLALRGIGNETADVILLYVAGKPSFVIDAYTKKLCGCMGIQGNYAELQRLFEDALPRDVPVYQHYHALIVEHGKRYCGRKGCDSCAVARLRKYRGTPAFELAKP; encoded by the coding sequence ATGAATGACATAAAAACGCTTTACCATATTTTATCGGCCGAGTTCGGCCCCCTTTACGACTGGTGGGTCGCCGGCTCCCCCTTTGAGCGAATTGCCGGCGCCATCCTGGTCCAGCAGACACGGTGGGAGAACGTGGACCGGGTTCTTACTGAGCTAAAGAATCGAGACCTCATGAGCCCCGGGTCGATTGCTGCCCTGCCTCTCGAGGAACTGGAAGATATCGTCCGGCCCACAGGCTTCTACCGCAACAAGGCGAAGAGCCTGAAAGCTGTGGCAGAGTACTTCACGGCCAGCCCGATCGATAGTATGTCGAACAAGCCCCAGCACGTGCTAAGAAAAGAGTTGCTCGCCCTCCGGGGCATCGGCAACGAGACTGCGGACGTCATCCTGCTCTACGTGGCCGGGAAGCCCTCCTTCGTCATTGATGCTTATACGAAGAAGCTGTGCGGGTGCATGGGCATACAGGGTAATTACGCAGAGCTGCAGAGGCTTTTCGAGGATGCGCTGCCCCGGGATGTACCGGTATACCAGCACTATCATGCGCTGATCGTCGAGCATGGCAAGCGTTACTGCGGGCGGAAGGGGTGCGATAGCTGTGCTGTCGCCCGGCTGAGAAAGTACCGGGGTACGCCAGCCTTTGAACTGGCGAAGCCATAG
- a CDS encoding Mrp/NBP35 family ATP-binding protein, protein MSDTNDNTLSAPECSSCKDGKGSSKCASCPSASPEMRAKKSETEQQIEQRLSKVKHRIAIVSGKGGVGKSTVTASMALSLSMLGKKVGVLDADVSGPNIPHLLGLEGRKLEASMEGLEPIMNRNGIKVISSEFVLTTSDTPMLWRGPMRTTLVTQFVTDTNWGELDYLLIDLPPGTGDEPMSVMQQIPLDGIVIVSTSSNLSVLDVSKIINMAKTINVPVLGLIENMSYMQCPDCDRKIRLFGESKVERLAKQYGLRMIGEIPLDPLNSGVDELPADGRSLIVTAMKPIAQRVADLAEKHK, encoded by the coding sequence ATGTCCGACACTAACGATAATACCTTATCAGCCCCCGAGTGCTCGTCCTGCAAGGACGGCAAGGGCTCCAGCAAGTGCGCATCCTGCCCGTCTGCCTCTCCGGAAATGAGAGCCAAGAAGTCCGAAACCGAGCAGCAGATCGAGCAGAGGCTTTCTAAAGTAAAGCACCGGATTGCAATTGTCAGCGGCAAGGGCGGGGTTGGCAAGAGCACGGTTACGGCCAGCATGGCGCTGAGCCTGTCGATGCTGGGCAAGAAGGTAGGCGTGCTGGACGCGGACGTGAGCGGCCCGAACATACCCCACTTACTCGGTTTGGAGGGCCGGAAGCTCGAGGCCTCGATGGAAGGCCTGGAGCCGATCATGAACCGCAACGGCATCAAGGTCATCTCCTCAGAGTTCGTCCTGACCACGAGCGACACCCCCATGCTCTGGCGCGGCCCCATGAGGACGACGCTGGTCACCCAGTTCGTAACGGACACCAACTGGGGAGAGCTGGACTACCTGCTCATCGACCTGCCCCCCGGCACCGGGGACGAGCCCATGAGCGTCATGCAGCAGATCCCGCTGGACGGCATCGTCATCGTCAGCACTTCCTCTAATTTATCTGTACTGGACGTGAGCAAGATCATCAACATGGCGAAGACCATCAACGTGCCCGTCCTGGGCCTGATCGAGAACATGTCCTACATGCAGTGCCCGGACTGCGACAGGAAGATCCGGCTGTTCGGGGAGAGCAAAGTCGAGCGCCTGGCCAAGCAGTACGGCCTCCGCATGATCGGCGAAATCCCCCTCGACCCCCTGAACAGCGGCGTCGACGAGCTGCCGGCCGACGGCAGATCGCTGATCGTCACCGCCATGAAGCCCATCGCCCAGAGGGTCGCCGACCTCGCGGAGAAGCACAAGTAA
- a CDS encoding YgaP family membrane protein, protein MKPNIGVTDQLIRMGLGLTLVAIGAPVAMNINTLAGILLLSVGAFSAYEAAARWCVVYELLGKNTCQASER, encoded by the coding sequence ATGAAACCGAACATCGGCGTCACGGACCAGCTCATCCGCATGGGCCTCGGACTTACGCTCGTCGCCATAGGCGCGCCCGTAGCCATGAACATCAACACCCTCGCCGGCATTCTCCTGCTGTCTGTCGGTGCCTTCTCTGCGTATGAGGCCGCTGCCAGGTGGTGCGTCGTGTACGAGCTGCTGGGAAAGAACACCTGCCAGGCTTCAGAGCGGTGA
- a CDS encoding winged helix-turn-helix transcriptional regulator yields the protein MERAKTFEATVVLSIILLGAMLVTMVAAGGTEDAGNWSTSSINATPYMYTGHDDTLYLFNDYSVKAIDRYGKAEWSYNVPEPWTAIGVWSRKPEITEGNGLATTHEAGAVFADDEEMLYLYLQRDADIRGMIGSHEKVVALRNGREVWDMELNGSSFRGDFDDAWIQEHGDCLYIFHSYSLDVVGKNGEPRFRIDDVSDPPAIGPDGEIYLVKAVASASLSTFYPGGSFRGPSGTVEAYYPNGSLWWRSTIEDNVTRQAISRAVVPDGGTLPLCRDNVLYLPVRDGLVAMDTGGEVKWKVRFDENVTMLQSMPFGPDGIAYMQSDNLYVRPVKTSTHVYAISKDGKSTNASQNHPITDLAGASDGIAYYAEKIAMDSHRPGLESLMEVRIVASDLRTGQDIWSLEVPAARLNVVVADEQNVFQIFEYPGYAYASLAYNEQYPDLATNPKVIFDVQGKSLVSFIQGRNVSYVSYYCYNYEYPIAVAESDSSGRQFTSLSTGYEPPESHPALFNRSRFCYASGIAALDRNGTILWNRPLDSRVAGIAIGNSTIYYGTNGGGLTAISDRIALGLTVTAALYLFFRFFLVGAVFRARNRLDNNENRQSVLRLVRDKPGSTMYDVARDLNMNLGTLRYHLLVLCINHKVREHRDGKYVRYFPGTQTFTPEELEVMSLLRREPVRRLMSVLCEKPGISNAEIARALGISESAVSSYMRDLSAKGFVDREMTPSGRTTYVIRKERLQQVEHSLEIGG from the coding sequence ATGGAGAGGGCCAAAACTTTCGAGGCGACCGTAGTGCTATCGATCATCCTGCTCGGAGCTATGCTCGTCACAATGGTAGCGGCAGGCGGGACGGAGGATGCGGGAAACTGGAGCACTTCCTCGATCAACGCCACACCGTACATGTATACGGGCCACGATGACACTCTCTACCTGTTCAACGATTATTCCGTCAAGGCTATCGACAGATACGGAAAAGCCGAATGGTCTTATAATGTCCCGGAACCCTGGACGGCGATAGGGGTATGGTCGAGAAAGCCGGAGATCACCGAAGGAAACGGGCTCGCCACGACTCACGAAGCCGGGGCAGTTTTTGCCGACGACGAAGAAATGCTGTACCTGTACCTCCAGAGGGATGCGGATATCAGGGGTATGATCGGATCGCATGAAAAGGTGGTCGCCTTAAGAAATGGCAGAGAGGTCTGGGACATGGAGCTGAATGGGAGCAGCTTCAGGGGCGACTTCGACGATGCCTGGATACAGGAACACGGAGACTGCCTGTATATCTTCCACTCGTACAGCCTCGACGTCGTCGGTAAGAATGGAGAGCCACGGTTCCGGATAGACGACGTGTCCGACCCTCCGGCGATAGGCCCGGACGGGGAGATATACCTGGTTAAGGCAGTCGCTTCAGCAAGCCTGAGCACATTCTATCCGGGCGGGAGTTTCCGGGGGCCCTCCGGTACCGTGGAGGCATACTACCCCAACGGTTCGCTCTGGTGGCGATCGACGATTGAGGATAACGTAACGAGACAGGCGATCAGCCGGGCTGTGGTCCCTGACGGAGGCACACTGCCATTATGCCGGGACAATGTGTTATACCTGCCTGTGCGAGATGGCCTGGTGGCCATGGACACTGGAGGCGAGGTGAAGTGGAAAGTGCGGTTTGACGAGAACGTGACAATGTTACAGTCAATGCCGTTCGGCCCGGATGGCATCGCGTATATGCAGAGTGACAACCTGTACGTCAGGCCGGTGAAAACTTCTACGCACGTTTACGCCATAAGCAAAGATGGGAAAAGCACAAATGCCAGCCAGAACCATCCGATCACGGACCTGGCCGGCGCCTCGGATGGGATCGCCTACTACGCTGAAAAAATCGCCATGGACAGTCACAGGCCAGGCCTGGAGAGTCTGATGGAGGTACGGATCGTGGCCAGCGACCTGCGGACCGGGCAGGACATCTGGAGCCTGGAAGTGCCTGCGGCAAGGCTAAATGTAGTGGTGGCAGATGAGCAGAACGTGTTCCAGATCTTCGAATACCCTGGATATGCATACGCCTCTCTCGCGTATAACGAGCAATATCCGGATCTGGCTACCAATCCGAAAGTCATTTTCGATGTCCAGGGCAAATCTCTGGTGAGCTTCATCCAGGGCAGGAACGTGTCGTACGTCAGCTATTACTGCTATAACTACGAGTACCCGATAGCGGTCGCTGAGAGTGACTCGTCAGGCCGGCAGTTCACCAGCCTGTCCACAGGGTACGAGCCCCCGGAATCCCACCCGGCCCTCTTCAACCGGTCCCGATTCTGCTATGCCAGCGGCATCGCCGCTCTGGACAGGAACGGCACCATTCTCTGGAACAGGCCTCTCGATTCCCGGGTGGCGGGGATCGCGATCGGCAACTCGACGATCTACTATGGTACGAATGGCGGGGGTCTTACGGCTATCAGTGACCGGATCGCCCTCGGTCTTACAGTCACGGCGGCCCTCTACCTGTTTTTCAGGTTCTTCCTTGTGGGCGCCGTGTTCAGGGCCCGGAACAGGCTGGATAACAACGAGAACAGGCAGTCTGTCCTCAGGCTCGTGCGCGATAAGCCTGGCAGTACCATGTACGACGTGGCCCGTGACCTGAACATGAACCTGGGCACTCTGCGCTACCACCTGCTGGTTCTATGCATCAACCATAAGGTCCGGGAACACCGTGACGGAAAATACGTCCGGTACTTCCCCGGCACGCAGACGTTCACTCCGGAAGAGCTGGAAGTCATGTCCCTGCTGCGACGAGAGCCTGTGCGCCGGCTGATGAGCGTGCTCTGCGAGAAGCCAGGCATATCGAACGCCGAGATCGCCAGGGCACTGGGAATATCGGAAAGCGCAGTCAGCAGCTACATGCGAGACCTCTCGGCAAAAGGGTTTGTGGACAGAGAGATGACGCCCTCCGGCAGGACGACATACGTGATCAGAAAGGAGCGGCTGCAACAGGTGGAGCATTCGCTGGAGATTGGCGGATAA
- a CDS encoding YgaP family membrane protein, protein MEQNVGETDRVIRFLTGLFLAGTGLFLLFEAATGWCATYQLLGINTRETPYLK, encoded by the coding sequence ATGGAACAGAACGTAGGCGAAACTGACAGGGTCATCCGGTTCCTGACAGGCCTGTTTCTCGCAGGCACAGGGCTCTTCCTGCTCTTCGAAGCGGCGACCGGCTGGTGCGCGACATACCAACTGCTGGGGATCAACACCAGAGAGACGCCTTACCTGAAGTAG
- a CDS encoding OBG GTPase family GTP-binding protein — MTIEEEIKAIQDEIDKTQKNKATEHHIGRLKAKMARLKDDLIKQAMSKGGGTGGYSVKKSGDATVTLVGFPSVGKSTLINKLTDARSEVGAYEFTTLDVVPGSMEYRDAKIQILDLPGLVKGAAAGKGRGREVISVIRGCDLILMILDVFNFDHIAVLEKELYDAGIRINQRKPDVTITRTLKGGVVVTSTVDTTIDHETIKTILGEYKIHNALVNIREDITADQLIDVVRDNRVYIPAVLVLNKIDLVDKEHLKKFPKDAIKISADRELNLDVLKETIYDHLGFINIYLKPQGDKADLEEPMIMRGGATVGDVCDRLHKDFRRKFRYAKVWGDSAKHAGQRVGVDHTLCDGDILTIIIQK; from the coding sequence ATGACGATCGAGGAAGAGATTAAGGCAATCCAGGACGAGATTGACAAAACACAGAAAAACAAGGCCACCGAGCACCATATCGGCCGTTTAAAGGCTAAGATGGCGCGCCTCAAGGACGACCTGATCAAGCAGGCCATGTCCAAGGGCGGCGGCACGGGCGGATACAGCGTCAAGAAGAGCGGCGACGCCACCGTCACCTTAGTCGGCTTCCCCTCCGTCGGCAAGTCCACACTTATCAACAAGCTGACCGACGCCAGGTCCGAGGTCGGCGCCTACGAGTTCACCACCCTCGACGTCGTTCCGGGCTCCATGGAGTACAGGGACGCGAAAATCCAGATCCTCGACCTGCCCGGCCTGGTCAAGGGCGCGGCAGCAGGCAAGGGCCGCGGCCGTGAAGTCATCTCGGTCATCCGTGGTTGCGATCTTATCCTGATGATCCTCGACGTGTTCAACTTCGACCACATAGCCGTCCTGGAGAAAGAGTTATACGACGCAGGCATCCGCATCAACCAGCGCAAGCCTGACGTCACAATCACGAGAACGCTGAAGGGCGGCGTAGTCGTCACATCCACCGTCGATACCACCATCGACCACGAGACCATCAAGACCATCCTCGGCGAGTACAAGATTCACAACGCTCTTGTAAATATCAGGGAAGACATCACCGCCGACCAGCTGATCGACGTGGTAAGGGACAACCGGGTATACATCCCGGCGGTCCTGGTGCTCAACAAGATCGACCTCGTAGATAAGGAGCACCTGAAAAAGTTCCCGAAGGACGCCATCAAAATCTCGGCGGACCGGGAGCTCAATCTCGACGTGCTCAAGGAAACGATCTACGACCATCTCGGCTTCATCAACATCTACCTCAAGCCCCAGGGCGACAAGGCAGACCTCGAAGAGCCCATGATCATGAGAGGCGGCGCCACCGTGGGCGACGTGTGCGACAGGCTCCACAAAGACTTCCGCCGCAAGTTCAGGTACGCCAAAGTGTGGGGCGACTCCGCCAAGCACGCGGGCCAGAGAGTGGGCGTCGACCACACCCTTTGCGATGGGGACATCCTGACCATAATTATTCAGAAATAG